A region of the Scatophagus argus isolate fScaArg1 chromosome 6, fScaArg1.pri, whole genome shotgun sequence genome:
aaataaatcaaatgttgttttaaagatTAAATGTCTGTAGAATATATGTCGCAGCTGAAATTATTTAAGACTTATGAATGCAGCCGTATGAGCAAAAATTAACGTAtcttttttgttgcatttgcaGGATTTCAATCGCCACCTGGACAACCTGACAGAACATTATGATATTCCCAAAGTCAGCTGGACCAAATAGAGGAGGAGCAAACGTTCTTTTTGTGGTTCTCTTTACTGCTTGTACAAAACTCTTGCCCATCAGTTTTTAGTTGCTTGTTTATACATGTAGAATTGATATTTGTTCAGTTGGcatgcatttatttgttgtaattCCTTGTGTATACAATAAAAGGTTTTGAGTAAACAGatatattcagtgtttctgtgtcttaAAATTGCTTTCATTCTTGCTGTGATTTAACCAGAGCAGCACATCAGCTGATATTGTGTATAGTTAAAATTGTGTGTGAGTAAGCaatatgagagaaaaaaagcgGTCAAAAACATAATGTACTtgatttttaatgtatttccccttttttaatgaaattgaatcaatgaaaacatatttaaatgaatTCGGGTGCTGCACAAATGGCTCATATACTGTAAACCAGAACACAGGAGGTACAGCAGTGGATGCTGAACCACCCTGAAGGTGCCGACTAATGgtttaaaaagtatttaagaCTTCACACCAAAAGCACTGAGTTGGTATACACATAAACAAGTTGGACAAAGGCTGTACTGACAGTGAAACAAACTTGCAATGTTGAGCAACTGGTCACCATACATGACACACACGGGCAAAGTAATATTCGCAAATACTCTTATTTCAACCAGATgggaggatttgctgtttgGCTTCAGTGTAATTTCAGCACTCTTGGTGTGCAAAACAATGTGAGGAGATGCATCAAAACTGCAAAGGATTCTCAAATAGTTTATTAAGAGACAAGAGATGTTCAGGACTGAGACAGCGTTTTGTCCATACAGTTCAACCGCTTTGATATAACTGGAAATACTCTTCTCACAAGAGAAAAcggatatattttttttcactgttctgtAGTGTTTCTTGTGTTGTCAGTTCACTTTGGCCCCAGCATCTCACTTGGCTTCACCCACTGGTCAAACTGCTCCTCGGTCAGGTAGCCCAGCTCCACGGCCACGGCCTTCAGCGTGGAGCCTTTCTTATGAGCCGTCTTGGCAATGGTGGCCGCTTTGTCGTAGCCGATGTGTGGGTTGAGGGCCGTGACCAGCATGAGAGACTCGTTCATGAGTTTGTCGATCCTCGCCGTGTTGGCCTGGATGCCCACTACGCAGTTATTGGTGAAGGAGACGGATGCATCGCCGAGGAGCCGAGCCGAGTTCAGCACGTTCTTGACCATCATTGGTTTGAAGACGTTGAGCTCAAAGTGGCCGTTGCTGCCTCCGATGGTGACCGCGACGTGGTTCCCCATCACCTGGGCTGCGACCATGGTCATGGCCTCGCACTGGGTGGGGTTCACCTTGCCCGGCATGATGCTGCTTCCTGGTTCGTTCTCCGGTAAGATGAGCTCTCCCAGGCCGGAACGGGGTCCTGACCCCAAGAAGCGTATGTCGTTGGCAATCTTCATCAAGCTGACAGCCAACGTGTTCAGCGCTCCGCTCAGCTCTACCAGAGCGTCGTGGGCCGCCAGAGCTTCAAACTTGTTAGGAGCTGTCACAAATGGCAGGCCTGTCAGAGAGGCGACAGTGGAAGCGACTTTCTCAGCGAAACCAATGCGGGTGTTGAGTCCAGTGCCTACGGCTGTGCCCCCAGCTGCCAGCTCGTACACCCTGGGCATGGCGGCCTTCACCCTCTCAATGCCGTACTTCACCTGCTGCACGTAACCGCTGAACTCCTGCCCCAGCGAGAGAGGGACAGCATCCTGAGTGTGCGTGCGTCCAATCTTGATGATGTCTTTGAACTCTTCAGATTTAGCAGCCAGAGCGTCGTGCAGAGTCTGCAGGCCGGGCAGTAGGACGTGGTGGACCTCTGTGGCTGCAGCAATGTGCATGGCGGTGGGGAAGGTGTCATTGGAGCTCTGGCTCTTGTTGACGTGATCGTTAGGGTGGACGGGATCCTTGGAACCCAGTTTTCCACCCATGATCTCAATAGCCctgttgctgatcacttcattGACGTTCATGTTGCTCTGAGTCCCAGATCCAGTCTGCCACACCACAAGAGGGAAATGGTCGTCCAGTTTACCCACTGAAACCTCATCTGCAGCCTGAACGATCGCGTCTGCTATCTTTGGGTCGAGGCCGTACTCCTTGTTAACTTCAGCGGCCGCTCTCTTCAGGACCCCAAAGGCCCTGATCACTTGGATTGGCATTCTCTCACTCGGTCCTCCTATCTTGAAGTTCATGGTGGATCTGACAGTCTGGGCACCGT
Encoded here:
- the fh gene encoding fumarate hydratase, mitochondrial yields the protein MFRSLTSVRQFNCNLLTLQRLNVNSKLLICTSRMASSEYRLERDTFGELKVPADKYYGAQTVRSTMNFKIGGPSERMPIQVIRAFGVLKRAAAEVNKEYGLDPKIADAIVQAADEVSVGKLDDHFPLVVWQTGSGTQSNMNVNEVISNRAIEIMGGKLGSKDPVHPNDHVNKSQSSNDTFPTAMHIAAATEVHHVLLPGLQTLHDALAAKSEEFKDIIKIGRTHTQDAVPLSLGQEFSGYVQQVKYGIERVKAAMPRVYELAAGGTAVGTGLNTRIGFAEKVASTVASLTGLPFVTAPNKFEALAAHDALVELSGALNTLAVSLMKIANDIRFLGSGPRSGLGELILPENEPGSSIMPGKVNPTQCEAMTMVAAQVMGNHVAVTIGGSNGHFELNVFKPMMVKNVLNSARLLGDASVSFTNNCVVGIQANTARIDKLMNESLMLVTALNPHIGYDKAATIAKTAHKKGSTLKAVAVELGYLTEEQFDQWVKPSEMLGPK